AATAATCTCTAAGGGAATAAAAACACTCTAAATTTTTTAGAGTGTTTTTATTTTTTAAAGCTAGTTCTATGGTTTTGAAATATAAAATTTTGTTAATAATAAAAGATAGGTAATAGGATATGCAAGATGAATTATAATATGTAATTAAACGAGGTGATATACTTTGCTAATCATTGTAATGAGAACAGTATTAATATATTTTATTGTATTAATTTTTGTACGAATTATGGGCAAGAGAGAGATGGGAGAGTTAAATCCTTTTGATTTTGTTGTAGCAATTATGATAGCAGAACTAGCTGTTTTAGCAATAGAGAACCATGGTAAGCCGATGATAGATGGTTTGGCACCAATGATTGTATTGGTTATTCTAGAAATAATTATAGCTTATTTGGTATTAAAGAGCAATTATATACGGGGTTTAATTACTGGTAAACCTATAATATTAATAGAAAAAGGTGAAATAAAGTATAAAAATCTTGCAAAAACAAGAT
This region of Halanaerobiaceae bacterium ANBcell28 genomic DNA includes:
- a CDS encoding DUF421 domain-containing protein, whose protein sequence is MLIIVMRTVLIYFIVLIFVRIMGKREMGELNPFDFVVAIMIAELAVLAIENHGKPMIDGLAPMIVLVILEIIIAYLVLKSNYIRGLITGKPIILIEKGEIKYKNLAKTRFNMSDLLLQLRSSDVFSIDEVELAILEISGELSVVEKGKKNYDFPIIMDGKLSNNLDIARVSKNWVENYLKQKNLDINDIALATVSENKQVKVYYK